One window from the genome of Paenibacillus azoreducens encodes:
- a CDS encoding FecCD family ABC transporter permease, translating into MIHPSIIRKQRLILLALLILIALTSIVSMGLGYSSLSFDRLIPTLLGKGTFKEHFVLFDVRLPRIIITLLAGMALALSGSILQGITRNDLADPGIVGINSGAGVAVTVFFLFAPIDAGSFIYLLPLVAFAGALATSCLIYFFSYNRTTGMQPIRLVLMGVGFSMALSGVMVVLISSAKREKVDFISKWLAGNVWGTDWPFIWALLPWLIILVPFTLYKANRLNLLSLNEPVAIGVGLSLNKERVVLLLTAVALAASAVSVTGGIAFIGLMAPHIAKALVGPRNQLFIPVAVLIGGWLLVLADTIGRQVADPDGLAAGIVVALIGAPYFIYLLLKK; encoded by the coding sequence ATGATTCATCCGTCTATTATCAGGAAGCAGCGGCTGATTCTGCTGGCCCTGCTTATCCTTATCGCGCTGACTTCCATTGTCAGCATGGGGCTGGGATATTCCTCCCTTTCCTTTGACCGGCTTATACCAACCTTGCTTGGAAAAGGCACGTTCAAAGAACATTTCGTGCTGTTCGACGTTCGTCTGCCGCGGATCATTATTACACTGCTGGCAGGCATGGCTTTAGCCTTATCAGGCTCGATTTTGCAGGGAATTACCCGCAATGATCTCGCCGACCCGGGCATTGTCGGCATCAACTCCGGCGCGGGCGTAGCGGTAACGGTATTTTTCCTGTTTGCCCCCATCGATGCCGGCTCATTTATTTATTTGCTGCCGTTGGTGGCTTTTGCGGGCGCACTTGCGACCTCCTGTCTAATCTACTTTTTTTCATACAACCGTACAACCGGCATGCAGCCGATACGGTTGGTGCTGATGGGCGTAGGATTCTCCATGGCGCTCTCGGGCGTGATGGTCGTGCTGATTTCTTCCGCCAAGCGGGAAAAAGTCGATTTCATCTCCAAGTGGCTCGCAGGCAACGTATGGGGAACGGACTGGCCTTTTATTTGGGCGTTATTGCCTTGGCTTATTATTCTGGTTCCGTTTACGCTGTATAAAGCCAACCGGCTGAACCTGCTATCGCTGAACGAACCTGTAGCGATCGGGGTAGGCCTATCGCTGAACAAGGAGCGCGTCGTACTCCTGTTAACAGCCGTGGCGCTGGCGGCCTCCGCCGTGTCCGTTACGGGCGGGATCGCATTTATCGGGCTGATGGCGCCGCATATCGCCAAAGCTTTGGTCGGGCCGCGCAATCAGCTGTTTATTCCGGTAGCCGTATTGATCGGAGGCTGGCTGCTCGTGCTCGCCGACACCATCGGCCGCCAGGTGGCCGATCCGGACGGGCTTGCGGCGGGCATCGTGGTCGCTCTTATCGGCGCACCTTATTTTATTTATTTGCTTTTGAAAAAGTAG
- a CDS encoding FecCD family ABC transporter permease, protein MSEKIERIPFTYKLIAAAVFLIAVFVLAMVLGAADTSIKDVWFALTSSQTGEKLTMLREIRLPREIAAVFVGAALAVSGAIMQGMTRNPLADPGLLGLTAGANAALAVTVAFMPGVNYFGLMVACFIGAAAGAALVFGISAVKRGGFSPLRIVLAGAAISAFLYAVADGVGITFKISKDVSMWTSGGLIGANWEQLQVIVPFIVIGIIMAICLSKQLTILSLSEEVAVGLGQKTTRIKTILFIVTVLLAGASVALVGSLTFVGLMIPHIVRAIVGTDYRFAIPMSALAGASFMMLADTLARTISAPYEVPVAAIVAALGLPFFLIIVRKGGKAFS, encoded by the coding sequence ATGAGCGAAAAAATCGAACGAATCCCCTTTACCTATAAATTGATTGCGGCAGCCGTTTTCTTGATTGCAGTTTTCGTACTCGCGATGGTGTTAGGTGCGGCAGACACCTCGATTAAGGATGTATGGTTTGCTTTGACAAGCAGCCAAACCGGCGAAAAATTGACGATGCTCCGCGAAATCCGCCTGCCGCGTGAGATCGCGGCGGTCTTCGTCGGAGCGGCTTTGGCCGTCTCCGGCGCCATCATGCAGGGAATGACCCGAAATCCGCTGGCCGATCCCGGCCTGCTTGGACTGACGGCCGGTGCGAATGCCGCGCTAGCCGTGACTGTAGCGTTTATGCCTGGGGTCAACTATTTTGGCTTGATGGTGGCTTGTTTTATCGGTGCGGCTGCCGGTGCGGCTCTCGTATTCGGGATCAGCGCCGTCAAAAGGGGCGGCTTCTCGCCGCTGCGCATCGTACTGGCAGGCGCCGCCATCTCGGCTTTCCTGTATGCGGTGGCGGATGGCGTCGGCATTACCTTCAAAATATCCAAGGATGTGTCTATGTGGACATCAGGCGGTCTGATCGGAGCCAACTGGGAACAACTTCAGGTCATTGTGCCATTCATCGTCATCGGCATCATCATGGCGATTTGCCTGTCCAAACAACTGACGATTCTTAGCCTAAGCGAGGAAGTCGCCGTCGGACTCGGACAGAAAACTACCCGAATCAAGACCATTTTATTTATCGTCACCGTTCTGCTGGCAGGGGCTTCCGTCGCCCTGGTAGGCAGCTTGACCTTTGTCGGGCTGATGATTCCGCATATTGTACGCGCCATTGTCGGCACGGATTACCGGTTTGCCATTCCGATGTCCGCGCTTGCCGGCGCCTCATTTATGATGCTCGCCGACACGCTGGCCCGGACCATCAGCGCCCCTTATGAAGTGCCGGTGGCAGCCATCGTCGCCGCGCTGGGCCTGCCGTTCTTCCTCATCATCGTGCGCAAAGGAGGAAAGGCATTCTCATGA
- a CDS encoding ABC transporter ATP-binding protein: MTKQLLTVDELKVSFQTRDGQNQAVRGVSFHVGAGETVGIVGESGSGKSVTAKAIMGLITPPGKVTNGKIVFQGTDLSGLSEGEWRKLRGNRIAMVFQDPMTSLNPVKTIGFQMAEVIRRHRGLGKKEAIQEAVEMLRKVGITEPERRVKQYPHEFSGGMRQRVMIAMALSCSPELLIADEPTTALDVTIQAQILDLLKQLKDESDTAVLLITHDLGVVAQVCSRVVVMYGGMVMEEGTVEDIFYRTGHPYTQGLLRSLPKRAGAGKERLVPIEGSPPDLIDPPAGCPFRDRCPYAFGKCSELPEMAELGEGHRSLCWLVQEHSTLEQALAEGEADQ; encoded by the coding sequence ATGACCAAACAATTGCTGACCGTCGATGAGCTTAAGGTCTCATTCCAAACCAGGGACGGCCAAAATCAAGCGGTGCGCGGTGTCAGCTTTCATGTCGGCGCCGGCGAAACCGTAGGGATTGTCGGCGAATCCGGCAGCGGCAAAAGCGTGACGGCCAAAGCCATCATGGGTTTGATTACCCCGCCCGGGAAAGTAACAAACGGTAAAATCGTTTTTCAAGGAACGGACCTGAGCGGCCTGAGCGAAGGCGAGTGGCGCAAGCTGCGGGGCAACCGGATCGCCATGGTATTTCAGGACCCGATGACGTCGCTGAACCCGGTCAAAACGATCGGCTTCCAGATGGCGGAGGTGATTCGCCGGCACCGCGGACTTGGCAAAAAAGAAGCGATCCAGGAAGCGGTGGAAATGCTGCGCAAGGTCGGCATTACCGAACCGGAACGCCGCGTGAAGCAATATCCGCATGAATTCAGCGGCGGGATGCGCCAGCGGGTCATGATTGCGATGGCCCTCTCCTGCAGCCCGGAGCTGCTGATTGCGGACGAACCGACCACGGCGCTTGACGTAACGATTCAGGCGCAAATTCTGGATCTTCTAAAGCAGCTCAAGGATGAATCGGATACCGCCGTACTGCTCATTACCCATGACTTGGGCGTGGTAGCTCAGGTATGTTCCCGCGTTGTCGTGATGTATGGCGGGATGGTAATGGAAGAGGGCACCGTCGAAGATATCTTCTATCGGACCGGTCATCCGTATACCCAAGGCTTGCTGCGTTCGCTTCCTAAACGCGCAGGTGCGGGCAAAGAACGTCTCGTTCCGATTGAAGGCTCGCCGCCCGATCTGATTGACCCGCCAGCGGGCTGTCCGTTCCGGGACCGCTGCCCATACGCGTTTGGCAAATGCTCGGAGCTGCCTGAGATGGCGGAGCTTGGCGAGGGACATCGTTCCCTTTGCTGGCTCGTGCAGGAACACAGCACGCTGGAACAGGCGTTAGCGGAAGGGGAAGCGGATCAATGA
- a CDS encoding ABC transporter ATP-binding protein, with protein sequence MSEQILVDVRNLKKHFTKGPEVLKAVDGVSFQIRQGETFGLVGESGSGKSTVGRCLIRLYDYTGGEVYFDGQNLSKLSDKQLKPFRRRIQTIFQDPYSSLNPSMSVLDLIGEPMDIHGIYKQADERKEFVAGLLEKVGLKREHLYRYPHEFSGGQRQRISIARAMSVRPDFVVCDEPISALDVSVQAQVVNMLEDLQAEFGLTYLFIAHDLSMVRHISDRIGVMYRGRLVEVAESDELYENPLHPYTKALLSSIPVPDPRAANSRMAVKYEVPTAKDGTVPELREVSPGHFVADH encoded by the coding sequence ATGAGCGAACAAATCTTGGTTGATGTACGGAACCTGAAGAAGCATTTTACGAAGGGACCGGAAGTGCTGAAGGCCGTGGACGGCGTCAGCTTCCAAATCCGCCAAGGCGAGACGTTCGGGCTCGTGGGCGAATCGGGAAGCGGCAAATCGACGGTTGGGCGCTGCCTGATCCGTCTTTATGATTATACGGGCGGCGAGGTGTATTTCGACGGACAAAACCTGTCGAAGCTTAGCGATAAGCAGCTGAAGCCGTTCCGGCGGCGGATTCAAACGATTTTCCAGGACCCGTATTCCTCGCTGAATCCAAGCATGAGCGTGCTGGATCTGATCGGGGAGCCGATGGATATCCACGGCATTTACAAACAGGCGGATGAACGCAAGGAATTCGTCGCCGGTTTGCTGGAAAAAGTCGGACTAAAACGCGAGCATCTGTACCGTTACCCGCATGAATTCAGCGGCGGGCAGCGGCAGCGGATCTCGATTGCGCGGGCCATGTCCGTGCGGCCCGATTTTGTCGTATGCGATGAGCCGATCTCCGCGCTTGACGTGTCGGTACAGGCCCAGGTCGTCAATATGCTGGAAGATTTGCAGGCCGAATTTGGCCTGACCTATCTGTTTATCGCGCATGACCTATCGATGGTGCGCCATATTTCCGACCGCATCGGGGTCATGTACAGAGGGCGTCTGGTAGAGGTGGCGGAAAGCGATGAGCTGTACGAGAACCCGCTGCATCCTTACACGAAGGCGCTCCTCTCCTCCATTCCGGTCCCGGATCCGCGTGCGGCGAACAGCAGAATGGCGGTTAAATATGAGGTCCCCACGGCAAAGGACGGCACAGTGCCTGAGCTGCGGGAAGTGAGTCCGGGCCACTTTGTGGCGGATCATTAA